In Papaver somniferum cultivar HN1 chromosome 1, ASM357369v1, whole genome shotgun sequence, a genomic segment contains:
- the LOC113286013 gene encoding putative lipase ROG1: MESEQQNFGNSEESKQTTISSNGDLNKNNEMNEKKLKKKRSLISRFGCLRSQTASSPDRSSSDEKPYMEMESVTSEDGPPPTHLVVMVNGILGSPEDWRFAAKQFLKRYPKEFLVHCSNCNTASTTLDGVDVMGERLADEVLSVVKRRPELQKISFVAHSLGGLVARYAIGRLYSSNPEHNPSEGNGDCSGDGSGNACLENKLIVKIAGLEPMNFITVATPHLGSRGHRQVPVFCGLRFLEKTAKNTSWLLGRTGKHLFLIDEDKEKPPLLLQMVNDCGDLRFMSALLSFKRRAAYANVGYDHLVGWTASSIRRRNELPKRQQFMKNEKYPHIKYVEAPRVVNSQQEAEMEVKANGLDANEMDEAMIRGLNKASWERVDVSFHKSRQRFLAHTAIQVKTYSINYDGVDVIFHMIDNFLP; the protein is encoded by the exons atggAGTCTGAACAACAGAATTTTGGGAATTCTGAAGAATcaaaacaaacaacaatatcCAGTAACGGTGATTTAAATAAAAACAATGAAATGAATgagaagaagttgaaaaagaaaaggagTTTGATATCTAGATTTGGTTGTTTAAGATCACAAACAGCATCAAGTCCTGATAGATCATCATCAGATGAGAAACCATATATGGAGATGGAATCAGTTACTAGCGAAGATGGTCCGCCTCCTACCCATCTTGTTGTTATGGTTAACGGTATTCTTGGCAG CCCTGAAGATTGGAGATTTGCTGCGAAGCAATTTTTGAAAAGATATCCAAAGGAGTTTCTGGTGCATT GCAGTAATTGTAATACCGCATCAACGACGTTGGATGGAGTTGACGTAATGGGAGAGAGATTAGCAGATGAG GTGTTGTCCGTAGTAAAACGGAGACCAGAGCTTCAAAAAATCTCTTTCGTGGCTCACTCATTAGGTGGCCTAGTAGCGAGGTATGCTATTGGTAGGCTCTATTCTTCAAACCCAGAGCACAATCCTTCTGAAGGAAATGGAGATTGTAGTGGTGATGGATCTGGAAATGCATGCCTTGAAAACAAATTGATAGTCAAAATTGCTGGATTGGAGCCTATGAACTTTATAACTGTTGCAACACCACATCTTGGTTCAAGAGGGCATAGACAG GTCCCAGTGTTTTGTGGCCTTCGCTTCTTGGAGAAAACAGCAAAAAACACATCTTGGTTGCTTGGGCGAACTGGGAAACATCTGTTTCTGattgatgaagataaagaaaaaccacctcttcttcttcaaatggtcAATGACTGTGGAGATCTTCGATTTAT GTCTGCTTTGCTATCCTTCAAGCGCCGGGCTGCCTATGCAAATGTGGGCTATGATC ACCTTGTTGGCTGGACTGCATCGTCAATACGTCGTCGTAATGAACTTCCAAAG CGCCAACAATTCATGAAAAATGAGAAATATCCACATATTAAATACGTTGAGGCACCTAGAGTTGTCAATTCTCAGCAAGAGGCTGAAATGGAGGTCAAAGCAAATGGACTCGATGCAAATGAAATGGATG AGGCAATGATCAGAGGCTTGAATAAAGCAAGTTGGGAGCGTGTAGATGTTAGCTTCCACAAAAGTAGACAAAGATTTCTTGCACATACGGCTATTCAG GTTAAGACTTACTCCATCAATTatgatggtgttgatgtgattttcCATATGATTGATAATTTTCTCCCTTGA